From the genome of Biomphalaria glabrata chromosome 1, xgBioGlab47.1, whole genome shotgun sequence, one region includes:
- the LOC106054293 gene encoding biorientation of chromosomes in cell division protein 1-like 1 isoform X1, with protein MEQENLQHDEDGNKDSEAIEEVINKVKSQGLFDQFRKECLADVDTKPAYHNLIQRVEKFVERFLNGQKWTSNVNKNQLRETLRRQLNNSGIMSIGVDRIIEQVVNPKILLGIKPRIDEAVCEHLGIDLKSRQEEQQRRKQEKQRLMLQNQQLHQQHMQDMMNQNMKNDESFSSGSGILPTPNDMSWSPGNSNFLGGPGPGMGPGSGVPYNMGFGGMMQPFSFMGPWGPGLPGMEGFNQTMNPMIPGQPMIPPFPPAMPDPAFNTSPRPAQSTPDFSKPPPGLQGSPLMNANSSIGSSPGVPGLSTQSSPVAPPGIHPVPVGPIIRPPPPGSVPPPPGTVPVMAPLIPPGAPMAPPVSPLVRPNVPTTPNIPALISHTLSKVSKDELTPEKIAVFKTAAAFITKTVSNAQGTPGGADLATMFSPRVLAEAMMAESGVPLSKHEIRAAKRKERMKEYERLKAERDKEEAAAKKKEAVKAEEDPLPPKHNLMDVFQAAEDVSDDEEAFNMLIDESEAEDRHKQGIVLSEDSDKEDEEQPPTIQPGKRYNFAWDVDKDGLSDVTVSSIHTSDISSFDTSSSESLSEEEEDKPSEATEENLNQEDKEDNSQINADIAEPKDEKPAEVITTAAVPDSKETKELVQAKDTEAKLLSPETEVKLKGSNEMARPRKLVSLSYRYSDSEEEETREERKARIAKEKEERYLKRQQRRAEMESKRKEREDEKARLKEEKKKLEEDKKDETQIEAITDDVSKVEDPSSLTSVSVTSVTDQESPNKSSPKKRRKKAELKEQLHQQKVLERKAALSRRRTRNRRYASEEFTSIFTERKSLNQSYTDPPADIVTFDGSLEVVEMTVDQECVVETVSETVDVVDGEKTEDLTLQCPSPYSDISDKSMSSEDQNMAVEMEQVSSDEDLDSGEDIDEDASKDVKSSVELDETEVSQESSVKNIAPTRSNSTAIDVTDKRKSPELTENRNSRSQRYEVDDLYKPRTNRRRATSPPAVPLESKVIAGTDSQSDDDRFSQKSHSLVSSQTVSQSSEQEAEKVNLVTATAAEEDAGVKEPVDIMADLELEPVSDEEETPLEEICVNNADGAEQEDGEEEDSDEPVSSVKKETPPSTETPLAVPAAGQKEEDDASDEGEIKSSSEDDKIDSEEEKERAAHRKPIELVDFGEAEKRARGSRGYFPEVVDRRPIRGSATHSSYRGGYTWTSTEPPSYVPNVQRYPVSHEGILTSHSKSPLGYDGADSEASSQSRCSVRLRDDVPPPYPIEGVNTRKRRSPLSEVGSSGLYKPVSPPSPVSSSSSSSSRSVGSYSSSRSRSSSHSRSSSLSSTSSSHSSREKAKRKKKRRRRRSSRNKEVSNVRQKFSSSKSLDTFSPIKGPEIMPKVVSEPQLLERLLSSGHESISSDELPYFPDDEPQPPLSPPKVKVKRRRSSQCDSSTGSSSSKSPVNKKQRCSQSPGKESISSSELIYSPTRLKSPKKMSEAENDDDDNLSIERPPMSPGRSSISSGELPDYPEQDLEGFSPHHPPLQQEDIDRFQPPLPPSPQNFDINPPLPPPLPEMPPEPSHSPPESHHLIPEAPPSSPEEDGEITEETEFSGAENSVTEKASCVQMSNPDSAIDTQPEIQCEGPSPQPSLSPKDSAPAKEDIVIPLLEVSEHSSSTPPHSEPPLLLATENYSRMTSSQGTSECIPEKVKTAVEESDLGREGSDTTVVECSSINSNTDNRQSLTVVNDKDILPTRVQLSDIETQEQSGIQRDEMLTIDDVSEIPSGATDSKSLKGDVDEAMGTFIGECIQKTNFDHSLSQSLGEEAHEPTALESLGEVCEPEASISVDEVHEPEASESVAKVHEPEDSESVDRTHEPKASESV; from the exons ATGGAGCAAGAAAATTTGCAGCACGATGAAGATGGCAATAAAGACTCAGAAGCCATAGAGGAGGTTATAAACAAAGTGAAATCACAGGGTCTTTTTGATCAATTTAGAAAAGAGTGCTTGGCTGATGTTGATACAAAA CCTGCTTATCATAATTTGATTCAGCGAGTGGAAAAATTTGTTGAAAGATTTCTAAATGGCCAAAAATGGACTTCGAATGTTAATAAGAATCAATTGCGGGAAACTTTGAGACGTCAGTTAAATAA CTCAGGAATCATGAGTATTGGTGTTGATAGAATAATTGAGCAAGTTGTCAATCCCAAGATTTTATTG GGTATAAAGCCAAGAATCGATGAGGCAGTGTGTGAGCACTTGGGCATTGATCTCAAATCTAGGCAAGAAGAGCAACAGAGACGAAAGCAAGAAAAACAGCGTCTCATGCTTCAGAATCAGCAACTACACCAGCAGCACATGCAGGACATGATGAACCAGAATATGAAAAATG ATGAGTCTTTTTCATCTGGATCTGGCATTCTTCCAACTCCTAATGATATGTCATGGTCTCCTGGCAACTCAAATTTTCTGGGTGGTCCAGGGCCTGGTATGGGTCCAGGCTCAGGTGTACCTTACAATATGGGCTTTGGTGGAATGATGCAGCCTTTCTCATTTATGGGTCCCTGGGGTCCAGGGTTACCTGGTATGGAAGGCTTTAATCAAACCATGAATCCAATGATACCGGGGCAGCCAATGATACCACCGTTTCCACCAGCAATGCCCGATCCTGCTTTCAACACATCACCAAGACCAGCACAGTCTACGCCAGATTTTAGCAAACCACCACCAGGACTTCAAGGCTCTCCCTTGATGAACGCAAATTCAAGTATTGGTTCATCTCCTGGTGTTCCTGGACTTTCTACCCAGTCAAGCCCAGTTGCTCCTCCTGGCATTCACCCAGTTCCTGTTGGACCGATAATTCGCCCGCCTCCACCTGGATCCGTGCCACCACCTCCGGGTACTGTACCAGTTATGGCCCCGTTGATTCCTCCAGGGGCTCCAATGGCACCACCCGTTTCCCCTCTTGTTCGTCCGAATGTCCCTACCACTCCAAACATACCTGCTCTAATTTCTCACACGTTATCTAAAGTGTCCAAAGATGAATTGACGCCAGAGAAAATAGCTGTTTTTAAAACGGCTGCCGCGTTCATCACTAAGACTGTAAGCAATGCTCAGGGCACACCTGGGGGGGCAGATCTAGCAACTATGTTTTCTCCTCGGGTTTTGGCGGAGGCCATGATGGCTGAGTCAGGGGTGCCCCTCTCCAAACATGAAATCAGAGCAGCCAAACGTAAAGAGCGGATGAAGGAATATGAACGTTTGAAAGCAGAACGAGACAAAGAAGAAGCTGCGGCCAAAAAGAAGGAAGCCGTGAAAGCTGAGGAGGATCCCTTGCCACCAAAACACAATTTAATGGATGTGTTTCAAGCTGCTGAGGATGTCTCGGACGATGAAGAAGCTTTTAATATGCTTATAGATGAATCAGAAGCAGAAGACAGACATAAACAGGGCATTGTACTCTCTGAGGACTCGGACAAAGAGGATGAAGAACAACCACCTACCATCCAACCAGGAAAAAG atacaATTTTGCATGGGACGTGGACAAGGACGGCCTCTCCGACGTGACTGTTAGTTCTATTCACACCAGTGACATTTCATCCTTCGACACGTCTAGCAGTGAGAGTCTGAGTGAGGAAGAGGAAGACAAACCTTCAGAAGCAACAGAGGAGAATCTTAATCAGG AAGACAAGGAAGATAACTCACAAATAAATGCTGACATAGCAGAGCCAAAAGATGAGAAACCTGCTGAGGTCATTACTACCGCTGCTGTCCCAGACTCTAAAGAAACTAAAGAATTAGTTCAAGCTAAAGACACTGAAgcaaagcttctttcaccagaaaCAGAAG TGAAACTAAAAGGCAGCAACGAAATGGCAAGGCCTCGCAAGCTGGTGTCTCTTTCCTATAGGTACAGTGATAGTGAAGAGGAAGAAACAAGGGAGGAAAGAAAGGCCAGAATC gccaaagaaaaagaagagcgGTATCTGAAACGACAACAGCGAAGAGCTGAAATGGAATccaagagaaaagaaagagaagatgaAAAAGCCAGACttaaagaagaaaagaagaaactTGAAGAAGACAAGAAGGATGAAACTCAAATCGAGGCAATCACTGATGATG tTTCAAAAGTAGAAGATCCTTCTAGTTTGACCTCTGTGTCTGTGACCTCTGTGACTGATCAAGAGTCTCCCAACAAAAGCTCCCCCAAAAAGCGAAGAAAGAAAGCAGAACTCAAAGAACAATTGCACCAACAAAAG gTATTGGAAAGAAAGGCTGCCCTTTCTAGGCGGAGAACTCGCAATCGCCGCTACGCCTCAGAAGAATTTACTTCAATTTTCACTGAACGTAAAAGTTTAAATCAAAGCTACACTGATCCACCCGCAGACATTGTTACGTTCGATGGAAGTCTAGAAGTAGTTGAGATGACAGTAGACCAG GAGTGCGTAGTGGAGACTGTCAGTGAAACAGTGGATGTGGTAGACGGAGAGAAGACAGAGGATCTCACTTTGCAGTGCCCATCTCCATACAGTGACATATCTGACAAGTCCATGTCATCTGAAGACCAGAACATGGCAGTTGAAATGGAGCAGGTCTCCTCCGATGAAGACTTGGACTCAGGAGAAGACATAG atgAGGATGCCAGTAAAGATGTCAAGTCTTCCGTGGAATTAGATGAGACTGAAGTTAGCCAGGAATCTTCAGTTAAAAACATAGCCCCTACTAGATCCAACAGTACTGCCATTGATGTGACAGATAAAAG GAAATCACCTGAGCTAACAGAAAATCGGAATAGTCGCAGCCAAAGGTATGAAGTGGATGATCTTTATAAGCCGCGTACAAATCGAAGAAGAGCCACTTCACCTCCCGCTGTGCCTTTGGAGAGCAA GGTGATCGCAGGCACAGACAGTCAGTCTGATGATGATAGATTTTCTCAGAAAAGTCATTCATTAGTGTCCTCCCAGACTGTATCGCAGTCATCAGAGCAAGAAGCAGAGAAGGTCAACTTGGTCACAGCCACAGCTGCAGAAGAGGATGCAGGTGTTAAGGAGCCAGTAGATATAATGGCTGACCTTGAACTTGAGCCTGTATCTGACGAGGAGGAGACCCCCTTAGAAGAAATCTGTGTTAACAATGCTGATGGGGCTGAACAAGAAGATGGCGAGGAGGAGGATTCTGACGAGCCCGTGAGTTCTGTTAAGAAAGAAACACCGCCTTCTACAGAGACGCCCCTTGCTGTGCCAGCGGCTGGGCAGAAAGAGGAGGATGATGCGTCTGATGAGGGAGAGATTAAAAGTAGCTCCGAGGATGACAAGATAGACAgtgaggaagagaaagaaagagccGCACACAGAAAACCAATTGAACTTGTTGATTTTGGTGAAGCTGAGAAAAGGGCAAGAGGAAGCCGCGGCTACTTCCCAGAGGTGGTAGATAGAAGACCCATCAGAGGCTCTGCAACTCACAGCTCTTATAGAGGTGGTTACACCTGGACCTCAACAGA GCCTCCAAGCTATGTACCTAATGTTCAAAGGTATCCTGTGAGTCACGAGGGAATCCTAACATCTCATTCAAAGTCTCCCTTGGGCTATGATGGTGCTGATTCAGAGGCAAGTTCCCAAAGCAGGTGTTCTGTCAGACTAAGGGACGATGTTCCTCCTCCCTATCCCATCGAAGGCGTGAACACAAGAAAGAGGCGATCTCCTCTATCGGAGGTGGGCTCCTCAGGACTGTACAAACCAGTATCACCACCTTCGCCAGTGTCGTCATCATCGTCGTCCTCATCTCGGTCGGTGGGATCCTACTCGTCGTCAAGGTCAAGGTCTAGCTCACACTCTCGCTCCAGCTCTCTTTCATCCACTTCGTCTTCACACTCCTCTCGTGAAAAGGCCAAACGCAAGAAGAAAAGAAGGAGGCGGAGAAGCAGCAGAAATAAAGAAGTGTCAAATGTCAGGCAGAAGTTCTCCTCCAGTAAAAGCCTAGATACTTTTTCTCCAATCAAAGGGCCTGAAATAATGCCCAAAGTTGTCTCCGAACCCCAGTTACTCGAGCGTCTACTGTCTTCTGGCCATGAGTCTATTTCAtcagatgaactgccttactttCCAGATGACGAGCCTCAACCCCCGCTGTCCCCTCCTAAGGTCAAAGTTAAAAGAAGGCGTTCTTCTCAATGTGATTCCTCTACAGGAAGCTCATCTTCAAAGTCCCCTGTAAATAAAAAGCAACGCTGCAGCCAGTCGCCAGGCAAAGAATCTATTTCATCTAGTGAATTAATTTATTCCCCTACAAGATTGAAATCACCCAAGAAAATGTCGGAAGCtgaaaatgatgatgatgacaatcTTTCCATTGAGCGGCCACCAATGTCCCCAGGAAGAAGTTCAATTTCATCAGGTGAATTGCCGGACTATCCAGAACAAGACCTTGAAGGATTTTCACCACACCACCCCCCACTTCAACAAGAAGACATTGATAGATTTCAACCTCCTTTACCGCCGTCTCCCCAGAACTTTGACATCAATCCCCCATTGCCACCACCATTGCCTGAGATGCCACCTGAACCTTCACATTCACCACCTGAATCCCACCATTTAATACCTGAGGCCCCGCCTTCATCACCAGAAGAAGATGGAGAGATAACAGAAGAAACAGAATTCAGTGGCGCTGAGAACTCCGTCACAGAGAAAGCTTCTTGTGTCCAAATGTCTAACCCGGACTCCGCTATTGATACTCAGCCTGAAATACAATGTGAAGGACCTAGTCCCCAGCCTTCTTTAAGCCCTAAAGATTCTGCTCCTGCCAAAGAGGATATTGTCATTCCACTTTTAGAGGTTTCTGAACATTCAAGCTCAACTCCGCCCCACTCAGAGCCTCCTTTACTTTTAGCAACTGAAAATTATAGCCGCATGACATCATCACAAGGTACCTCAGAATGCATCCCAGAGAAAGTTAAAACGGCTGTTGAAGAAAGTGATTTGGGAAGAGAAGGTTCTGACACTACAGTAGTAGAATGTAGTTCTATTAATTCTAATACAGACAATAGGCAATCTTTAACAGTAGTGAATGACAAAGACATTTTGCCAACGAGAGTTCAACTTTCAGACATAGAAACTCAAGAGCAGTCAGGTATTCAAAGAGATGAGATGCTGACTATAGATGATGTTTCTGAGATCCCAAGTGGTGCAACAGATTCAAAATCTCTCAAAGGAGATGTTGATGAAGCAATGGGAACTTTCATTGGTGAGTgtatacaaaaaacaaactttgaccATTCTCTTTCACAGTCCCTTGGTGAGGAAGCACATGAACCAACAGCTTTAGAAAGTTTGGGGGAGGTATGTGAACCAGAAGCTTCAATAAGTGTGGATGAAGTTCATGAACCTGAAGCTTCAGAAAGTGTGGCTAAAGTACATGaaccagaagattcagaaagtGTGGATAGAACACATGAACCAAAAGCTTCAGAAAGTGTATAG
- the LOC106054293 gene encoding biorientation of chromosomes in cell division protein 1-like 1 isoform X2, giving the protein MEQENLQHDEDGNKDSEAIEEVINKVKSQGLFDQFRKECLADVDTKPAYHNLIQRVEKFVERFLNGQKWTSNVNKNQLRETLRRQLNNSGIMSIGVDRIIEQVVNPKILLGIKPRIDEAVCEHLGIDLKSRQEEQQRRKQEKQRLMLQNQQLHQQHMQDMMNQNMKNDESFSSGSGILPTPNDMSWSPGNSNFLGGPGPGMGPGSGVPYNMGFGGMMQPFSFMGPWGPGLPGMEGFNQTMNPMIPGQPMIPPFPPAMPDPAFNTSPRPAQSTPDFSKPPPGLQGSPLMNANSSIGSSPGVPGLSTQSSPVAPPGIHPVPVGPIIRPPPPGSVPPPPGTVPVMAPLIPPGAPMAPPVSPLVRPNVPTTPNIPALISHTLSKVSKDELTPEKIAVFKTAAAFITKTVSNAQGTPGGADLATMFSPRVLAEAMMAESGVPLSKHEIRAAKRKERMKEYERLKAERDKEEAAAKKKEAVKAEEDPLPPKHNLMDVFQAAEDVSDDEEAFNMLIDESEAEDRHKQGIVLSEDSDKEDEEQPPTIQPGKRYNFAWDVDKDGLSDVTVSSIHTSDISSFDTSSSESLSEEEEDKPSEATEENLNQDKEDNSQINADIAEPKDEKPAEVITTAAVPDSKETKELVQAKDTEAKLLSPETEVKLKGSNEMARPRKLVSLSYRYSDSEEEETREERKARIAKEKEERYLKRQQRRAEMESKRKEREDEKARLKEEKKKLEEDKKDETQIEAITDDVSKVEDPSSLTSVSVTSVTDQESPNKSSPKKRRKKAELKEQLHQQKVLERKAALSRRRTRNRRYASEEFTSIFTERKSLNQSYTDPPADIVTFDGSLEVVEMTVDQECVVETVSETVDVVDGEKTEDLTLQCPSPYSDISDKSMSSEDQNMAVEMEQVSSDEDLDSGEDIDEDASKDVKSSVELDETEVSQESSVKNIAPTRSNSTAIDVTDKRKSPELTENRNSRSQRYEVDDLYKPRTNRRRATSPPAVPLESKVIAGTDSQSDDDRFSQKSHSLVSSQTVSQSSEQEAEKVNLVTATAAEEDAGVKEPVDIMADLELEPVSDEEETPLEEICVNNADGAEQEDGEEEDSDEPVSSVKKETPPSTETPLAVPAAGQKEEDDASDEGEIKSSSEDDKIDSEEEKERAAHRKPIELVDFGEAEKRARGSRGYFPEVVDRRPIRGSATHSSYRGGYTWTSTEPPSYVPNVQRYPVSHEGILTSHSKSPLGYDGADSEASSQSRCSVRLRDDVPPPYPIEGVNTRKRRSPLSEVGSSGLYKPVSPPSPVSSSSSSSSRSVGSYSSSRSRSSSHSRSSSLSSTSSSHSSREKAKRKKKRRRRRSSRNKEVSNVRQKFSSSKSLDTFSPIKGPEIMPKVVSEPQLLERLLSSGHESISSDELPYFPDDEPQPPLSPPKVKVKRRRSSQCDSSTGSSSSKSPVNKKQRCSQSPGKESISSSELIYSPTRLKSPKKMSEAENDDDDNLSIERPPMSPGRSSISSGELPDYPEQDLEGFSPHHPPLQQEDIDRFQPPLPPSPQNFDINPPLPPPLPEMPPEPSHSPPESHHLIPEAPPSSPEEDGEITEETEFSGAENSVTEKASCVQMSNPDSAIDTQPEIQCEGPSPQPSLSPKDSAPAKEDIVIPLLEVSEHSSSTPPHSEPPLLLATENYSRMTSSQGTSECIPEKVKTAVEESDLGREGSDTTVVECSSINSNTDNRQSLTVVNDKDILPTRVQLSDIETQEQSGIQRDEMLTIDDVSEIPSGATDSKSLKGDVDEAMGTFIGECIQKTNFDHSLSQSLGEEAHEPTALESLGEVCEPEASISVDEVHEPEASESVAKVHEPEDSESVDRTHEPKASESV; this is encoded by the exons ATGGAGCAAGAAAATTTGCAGCACGATGAAGATGGCAATAAAGACTCAGAAGCCATAGAGGAGGTTATAAACAAAGTGAAATCACAGGGTCTTTTTGATCAATTTAGAAAAGAGTGCTTGGCTGATGTTGATACAAAA CCTGCTTATCATAATTTGATTCAGCGAGTGGAAAAATTTGTTGAAAGATTTCTAAATGGCCAAAAATGGACTTCGAATGTTAATAAGAATCAATTGCGGGAAACTTTGAGACGTCAGTTAAATAA CTCAGGAATCATGAGTATTGGTGTTGATAGAATAATTGAGCAAGTTGTCAATCCCAAGATTTTATTG GGTATAAAGCCAAGAATCGATGAGGCAGTGTGTGAGCACTTGGGCATTGATCTCAAATCTAGGCAAGAAGAGCAACAGAGACGAAAGCAAGAAAAACAGCGTCTCATGCTTCAGAATCAGCAACTACACCAGCAGCACATGCAGGACATGATGAACCAGAATATGAAAAATG ATGAGTCTTTTTCATCTGGATCTGGCATTCTTCCAACTCCTAATGATATGTCATGGTCTCCTGGCAACTCAAATTTTCTGGGTGGTCCAGGGCCTGGTATGGGTCCAGGCTCAGGTGTACCTTACAATATGGGCTTTGGTGGAATGATGCAGCCTTTCTCATTTATGGGTCCCTGGGGTCCAGGGTTACCTGGTATGGAAGGCTTTAATCAAACCATGAATCCAATGATACCGGGGCAGCCAATGATACCACCGTTTCCACCAGCAATGCCCGATCCTGCTTTCAACACATCACCAAGACCAGCACAGTCTACGCCAGATTTTAGCAAACCACCACCAGGACTTCAAGGCTCTCCCTTGATGAACGCAAATTCAAGTATTGGTTCATCTCCTGGTGTTCCTGGACTTTCTACCCAGTCAAGCCCAGTTGCTCCTCCTGGCATTCACCCAGTTCCTGTTGGACCGATAATTCGCCCGCCTCCACCTGGATCCGTGCCACCACCTCCGGGTACTGTACCAGTTATGGCCCCGTTGATTCCTCCAGGGGCTCCAATGGCACCACCCGTTTCCCCTCTTGTTCGTCCGAATGTCCCTACCACTCCAAACATACCTGCTCTAATTTCTCACACGTTATCTAAAGTGTCCAAAGATGAATTGACGCCAGAGAAAATAGCTGTTTTTAAAACGGCTGCCGCGTTCATCACTAAGACTGTAAGCAATGCTCAGGGCACACCTGGGGGGGCAGATCTAGCAACTATGTTTTCTCCTCGGGTTTTGGCGGAGGCCATGATGGCTGAGTCAGGGGTGCCCCTCTCCAAACATGAAATCAGAGCAGCCAAACGTAAAGAGCGGATGAAGGAATATGAACGTTTGAAAGCAGAACGAGACAAAGAAGAAGCTGCGGCCAAAAAGAAGGAAGCCGTGAAAGCTGAGGAGGATCCCTTGCCACCAAAACACAATTTAATGGATGTGTTTCAAGCTGCTGAGGATGTCTCGGACGATGAAGAAGCTTTTAATATGCTTATAGATGAATCAGAAGCAGAAGACAGACATAAACAGGGCATTGTACTCTCTGAGGACTCGGACAAAGAGGATGAAGAACAACCACCTACCATCCAACCAGGAAAAAG atacaATTTTGCATGGGACGTGGACAAGGACGGCCTCTCCGACGTGACTGTTAGTTCTATTCACACCAGTGACATTTCATCCTTCGACACGTCTAGCAGTGAGAGTCTGAGTGAGGAAGAGGAAGACAAACCTTCAGAAGCAACAGAGGAGAATCTTAATCAGG ACAAGGAAGATAACTCACAAATAAATGCTGACATAGCAGAGCCAAAAGATGAGAAACCTGCTGAGGTCATTACTACCGCTGCTGTCCCAGACTCTAAAGAAACTAAAGAATTAGTTCAAGCTAAAGACACTGAAgcaaagcttctttcaccagaaaCAGAAG TGAAACTAAAAGGCAGCAACGAAATGGCAAGGCCTCGCAAGCTGGTGTCTCTTTCCTATAGGTACAGTGATAGTGAAGAGGAAGAAACAAGGGAGGAAAGAAAGGCCAGAATC gccaaagaaaaagaagagcgGTATCTGAAACGACAACAGCGAAGAGCTGAAATGGAATccaagagaaaagaaagagaagatgaAAAAGCCAGACttaaagaagaaaagaagaaactTGAAGAAGACAAGAAGGATGAAACTCAAATCGAGGCAATCACTGATGATG tTTCAAAAGTAGAAGATCCTTCTAGTTTGACCTCTGTGTCTGTGACCTCTGTGACTGATCAAGAGTCTCCCAACAAAAGCTCCCCCAAAAAGCGAAGAAAGAAAGCAGAACTCAAAGAACAATTGCACCAACAAAAG gTATTGGAAAGAAAGGCTGCCCTTTCTAGGCGGAGAACTCGCAATCGCCGCTACGCCTCAGAAGAATTTACTTCAATTTTCACTGAACGTAAAAGTTTAAATCAAAGCTACACTGATCCACCCGCAGACATTGTTACGTTCGATGGAAGTCTAGAAGTAGTTGAGATGACAGTAGACCAG GAGTGCGTAGTGGAGACTGTCAGTGAAACAGTGGATGTGGTAGACGGAGAGAAGACAGAGGATCTCACTTTGCAGTGCCCATCTCCATACAGTGACATATCTGACAAGTCCATGTCATCTGAAGACCAGAACATGGCAGTTGAAATGGAGCAGGTCTCCTCCGATGAAGACTTGGACTCAGGAGAAGACATAG atgAGGATGCCAGTAAAGATGTCAAGTCTTCCGTGGAATTAGATGAGACTGAAGTTAGCCAGGAATCTTCAGTTAAAAACATAGCCCCTACTAGATCCAACAGTACTGCCATTGATGTGACAGATAAAAG GAAATCACCTGAGCTAACAGAAAATCGGAATAGTCGCAGCCAAAGGTATGAAGTGGATGATCTTTATAAGCCGCGTACAAATCGAAGAAGAGCCACTTCACCTCCCGCTGTGCCTTTGGAGAGCAA GGTGATCGCAGGCACAGACAGTCAGTCTGATGATGATAGATTTTCTCAGAAAAGTCATTCATTAGTGTCCTCCCAGACTGTATCGCAGTCATCAGAGCAAGAAGCAGAGAAGGTCAACTTGGTCACAGCCACAGCTGCAGAAGAGGATGCAGGTGTTAAGGAGCCAGTAGATATAATGGCTGACCTTGAACTTGAGCCTGTATCTGACGAGGAGGAGACCCCCTTAGAAGAAATCTGTGTTAACAATGCTGATGGGGCTGAACAAGAAGATGGCGAGGAGGAGGATTCTGACGAGCCCGTGAGTTCTGTTAAGAAAGAAACACCGCCTTCTACAGAGACGCCCCTTGCTGTGCCAGCGGCTGGGCAGAAAGAGGAGGATGATGCGTCTGATGAGGGAGAGATTAAAAGTAGCTCCGAGGATGACAAGATAGACAgtgaggaagagaaagaaagagccGCACACAGAAAACCAATTGAACTTGTTGATTTTGGTGAAGCTGAGAAAAGGGCAAGAGGAAGCCGCGGCTACTTCCCAGAGGTGGTAGATAGAAGACCCATCAGAGGCTCTGCAACTCACAGCTCTTATAGAGGTGGTTACACCTGGACCTCAACAGA GCCTCCAAGCTATGTACCTAATGTTCAAAGGTATCCTGTGAGTCACGAGGGAATCCTAACATCTCATTCAAAGTCTCCCTTGGGCTATGATGGTGCTGATTCAGAGGCAAGTTCCCAAAGCAGGTGTTCTGTCAGACTAAGGGACGATGTTCCTCCTCCCTATCCCATCGAAGGCGTGAACACAAGAAAGAGGCGATCTCCTCTATCGGAGGTGGGCTCCTCAGGACTGTACAAACCAGTATCACCACCTTCGCCAGTGTCGTCATCATCGTCGTCCTCATCTCGGTCGGTGGGATCCTACTCGTCGTCAAGGTCAAGGTCTAGCTCACACTCTCGCTCCAGCTCTCTTTCATCCACTTCGTCTTCACACTCCTCTCGTGAAAAGGCCAAACGCAAGAAGAAAAGAAGGAGGCGGAGAAGCAGCAGAAATAAAGAAGTGTCAAATGTCAGGCAGAAGTTCTCCTCCAGTAAAAGCCTAGATACTTTTTCTCCAATCAAAGGGCCTGAAATAATGCCCAAAGTTGTCTCCGAACCCCAGTTACTCGAGCGTCTACTGTCTTCTGGCCATGAGTCTATTTCAtcagatgaactgccttactttCCAGATGACGAGCCTCAACCCCCGCTGTCCCCTCCTAAGGTCAAAGTTAAAAGAAGGCGTTCTTCTCAATGTGATTCCTCTACAGGAAGCTCATCTTCAAAGTCCCCTGTAAATAAAAAGCAACGCTGCAGCCAGTCGCCAGGCAAAGAATCTATTTCATCTAGTGAATTAATTTATTCCCCTACAAGATTGAAATCACCCAAGAAAATGTCGGAAGCtgaaaatgatgatgatgacaatcTTTCCATTGAGCGGCCACCAATGTCCCCAGGAAGAAGTTCAATTTCATCAGGTGAATTGCCGGACTATCCAGAACAAGACCTTGAAGGATTTTCACCACACCACCCCCCACTTCAACAAGAAGACATTGATAGATTTCAACCTCCTTTACCGCCGTCTCCCCAGAACTTTGACATCAATCCCCCATTGCCACCACCATTGCCTGAGATGCCACCTGAACCTTCACATTCACCACCTGAATCCCACCATTTAATACCTGAGGCCCCGCCTTCATCACCAGAAGAAGATGGAGAGATAACAGAAGAAACAGAATTCAGTGGCGCTGAGAACTCCGTCACAGAGAAAGCTTCTTGTGTCCAAATGTCTAACCCGGACTCCGCTATTGATACTCAGCCTGAAATACAATGTGAAGGACCTAGTCCCCAGCCTTCTTTAAGCCCTAAAGATTCTGCTCCTGCCAAAGAGGATATTGTCATTCCACTTTTAGAGGTTTCTGAACATTCAAGCTCAACTCCGCCCCACTCAGAGCCTCCTTTACTTTTAGCAACTGAAAATTATAGCCGCATGACATCATCACAAGGTACCTCAGAATGCATCCCAGAGAAAGTTAAAACGGCTGTTGAAGAAAGTGATTTGGGAAGAGAAGGTTCTGACACTACAGTAGTAGAATGTAGTTCTATTAATTCTAATACAGACAATAGGCAATCTTTAACAGTAGTGAATGACAAAGACATTTTGCCAACGAGAGTTCAACTTTCAGACATAGAAACTCAAGAGCAGTCAGGTATTCAAAGAGATGAGATGCTGACTATAGATGATGTTTCTGAGATCCCAAGTGGTGCAACAGATTCAAAATCTCTCAAAGGAGATGTTGATGAAGCAATGGGAACTTTCATTGGTGAGTgtatacaaaaaacaaactttgaccATTCTCTTTCACAGTCCCTTGGTGAGGAAGCACATGAACCAACAGCTTTAGAAAGTTTGGGGGAGGTATGTGAACCAGAAGCTTCAATAAGTGTGGATGAAGTTCATGAACCTGAAGCTTCAGAAAGTGTGGCTAAAGTACATGaaccagaagattcagaaagtGTGGATAGAACACATGAACCAAAAGCTTCAGAAAGTGTATAG